A genomic region of Antennarius striatus isolate MH-2024 chromosome 2, ASM4005453v1, whole genome shotgun sequence contains the following coding sequences:
- the LOC137608914 gene encoding espin-like protein, translating into MTEDDLNRIEKQIENLQVMHKVSEVERELEELERELHQLLPVSAALNQEHFSVNPKQVHGQAEDLPAWCSKISTLLKSMAILLATLGGKEIDILDLICPEYSQEVARDVSTGQFDPAGSVGTGFIGRSQSFSTREEVEKEIKQCGVSVKNLKANYEIQNQSQTTDNKTNRVYKRKRSLPVVSESSYCPETVCETDGVGSSAEVLQSHTNGEASLAVESVLPLVEEPVIIASHAPQTYAPSEAMAPTNIEHFNQLLSTDPILNNEQLTRSLEVQTDLSYVQECIEMRKERIVFLFLEHWRKYTISESYREKYTGRRGNHLDVGWEDYNQFSAQIGEMQSEDDRLLLFMKSKQVVGNLIGHWRTIMSQVPTRQIRRLSRAQMIYWPEHFLPHINGSPVSYKSLTLDLFMLGYFQLLEMNMSRSERKFRHLLCYEMFDRLGSHKWEVIRQFHKEVMEEIEKGKRDWADGFEDIKINYFGNSNDGVGVMTASLQSMSPDTTVMSLLESLPPPPSHPPPPPPPTHSAPPPSDDQPTKVQLDVSPSSSPAASTNGISDNGQCVEQGTQKDSMQDNAEGGVKAREGVVSNGNRSELDHSSTNETLQHPAASAKAVTVQHTTESSVKHVPPGAVKFAEAPPPVVEPPPKDEHNENSIKVIYELKEFSNEEIIRYIDRSFAFWKEKEAELFDI; encoded by the coding sequence ATGACTGAGGATGACCTAAATCGCATTGAGAAGCAGATTGAGAACCTACAAGTCATGCACAAGGTCTCAGAAGTTGAGAGGGAGCTGGAAGAACTGGAGCGGGAGCTTCATCAGCTCCTACCAGTGTCTGCTGCCCTCAATCAAGAGCATTTCTCTGTCAATCCAAAGCAGGTGCACGGTCAAGCTGAAGATCTTCCAGCCTGGTGCAGCAAAATTTCAACCCTACTTAAGAGTATGGCCATTCTTCTAGCCACCCTAGGGGGGAAAGAGATAGACATCTTGGATCTTATATGTCCTGAATATTCTCAAGAGGTGGCAAGGGATGTAAGCACAGGTCAGTTTGATCCAGCAGGGTCAGTTGGCACTGGATTTATTGGACGGTCTCAGTCCTTCTCCAcaagggaggaggtggagaaggagatCAAGCAATGTGGCGTTTCAGTGAAAAACCTCAAGGCCAATTATGAAATTCAGAATCAGTCACAGACGACAGATAACAAAACAAATAGGGTGTACAAAAGAAAGCGGTCGCTCCCTGTGGTAAGTGAGTCTAGTTATTGTCCAGAAACAGTTTGTGAGACAGATGGTGTTGGTTCTTCTGCTGAGGTCCTTCAGTCCCACACAAATGGAGAAGCATCCTTGGCCGTGGAGTCAGTCTTACCTCTTGTTGAGGAGCCAGTTATCATTGCATCTCATGCTCCTCAGACCTATGCACCATCTGAGGCAATGGCTCCAACTAACATCGAACACTTCAACCAGCTTCTTTCTACAGATCCCATTTTAAACAATGAACAACTAACAAGAAGTTTAGAGGTGCAGACAGATCTAAGTTATGTTCAGGAATGCATTGAAATGAGGAAAGAAAGAATTGTCTTCCTGTTCCTTGAACACTGGCGTAAGTATACCATCTCTGAATCTTATCGAGAGAAATATACTGGCAGGAGAGGAAATCATTTAGATGTAGGCTGGGAGGACTACAATCAGTTTAGTGCACAAATTGGAGAAATGCAGAGCGAAGATGACAGACTTCTTCTTTTCATGAAGTCAAAGCAGGTAGTAGGCAATTTAATTGGTCACTGGAGGACAATCATGAGTCAAGTGCCCACACGTCAGATCCGCAGGTTGAGTCGTGCCCAGATGATATACTGGCCAGAGCACTTCCTGCCACATATTAACGGCTCGCCTGTGAGCTACAAGAGCCTAACCCTTGACCTGTTCATGCTTGGATACTTCCAGTTATTGGAAATGAACATGTCTCGCAGTGAACGCAAATTCCGGCATCTGTTGTGCTATGAGATGTTTGACCGGCTCGGTAGCCATAAATGGGAAGTCATAAGGCAGTTTCACAAGGAAGTCATGGAGGAAATTGAGAAAGGAAAGCGAGACTGGGCGGACGGTTTTGAAGACATAAAAATCAATTACTTTGGGAACTCTAATGATGGGGTTGGTGTGATGACCGCTTCTCTGCAATCTATGTCTCCCGATACGACCGTTATGTCTTTACTTGAGTCACTCCCTCCCCCACCCtctcatcctccacctcctccaccacccaCACATTCTGCACCTCCACCTTCCGATGACCAGCCTACTAAAGTACAGTTAGATGtctctccatcttcatcacctgCTGCATCTACGAATGGCATTTCTGATAATGGTCAGTGTGTGGAGCAGGGAACCCAGAAGGATTCCATGCAGGACAATGCTGAGGGGGGTGTAAAAGCTAGGGAGGGAGTGGTTTCTAATGGCAACAGGTCAGAGCTGGACCACAGCTCGACAAATGAAACTCTCCAACACCCTGCCGCATCTGCAAAAGCTGTCACAGTGCAACACACGACAGAAAGCTCAGTTAAACATGTTCCACCTGGTGCTGTTAAATTTGcagaggctcctcctcctgttgttGAACCTCCACCCAAAGATGAACATAATGAAAACTCTATTAAAGTAATATATGAGCTAAAGGAGTTCAGTAATGAGGAGATCATTAGATACATAGATCGTAGCTTTGCTTtttggaaagaaaaggaagcagAACTTTTTGATATCTAA